The Sphingopyxis sp. BE259 nucleotide sequence CCATGTCCATCACGAATCTCCCATCGGATAATGGCGCCCTTATACCGGGCGCTCACCTTTACGTAAACGGCAAGTTGCGACTTGCAACGTTTGTCACCCGATGATTGCGCCAGTGGACGCCGCTTGTCCAGCGAAGTGGCGCTCTAAGGCGCGGAGCGCGTTACCAAGACGACGGCGCCATCGCTGGCGTAGGGACCGCGCACTTCGGCGATGGTCAGCGTGACGGCAATCGCGGTCCCGTCGCGCGTCACGATCTGCGACGCGAGGCGCGCCGACTGGCCCGACCGGAACACCGATTCCAAGGCTTCGGCAAAGGCACTGCGTTGCCCAACCGCCAGCAGCGCGGAGAAGCGCACCCGCCGGATCGCTGCAGGATCGACCCCGAGCAGGTCGGTCAGCACGGCATTGGCCGCCTCGACGGTCTCACGCACCGACAGGCGCGCATGACCGATGCCGCCATCCGTTTCCACCGCTTCGAGCAACGCTTGCCGCGCATCGGTCGCGGCAAAACCGTCCATTGCTTCGCTGACATCGCGCAGGATCAGCGCTCCGCCGATCGGCGCGGGAACCAGATCGACGCGCAGCCACTGACGCGGCCGCAAGATGTCGGGCACCTCGCCCGAAAAACGCTCGCGATGGTCGATCATGCGAACGATATGTTGCGCCAGCAAACTGCCCCCCAGCCGCGGCACCGCAGTTAGCAGCGGCGCGCCGATCAGGTCGGCGCACGACGTCTCCAGCATGTCCGACGCCGCGGGATTGACCGCGACGATCCGCCATTGCCGATCGATCAGGATCACCGCGTCACGGATTGCTTCGGCCAGCCCGGCGAGCGAGTGATGCAGGCTGTCCGTCGCCGCGGCGACGTTGTCCGCATTGCGGTCCAGCCGCCGATAGTCGTCGAGCGAGATCAGCACATGCGCGTCCTTGCCATGATGCGTCACGACGACCGGTTTGCGCGCCGATTGCAGTCGCCAGTTGGCAAAGCCGCGGATGAAATCCGCCGCTGAAACGCGCTGTGGTTCATGGACTGCTGGCACTTTTGCCTCCCCGCTGGCCGGATCACTTATGATCCTTTTGGGGCCGACCGCGCGATGATGGCCACAAAGTGCATCCGCCCCGGCACCGTTATGGCGTAGTCACACCAGCTTCGCCTTGCCGCAGCGCAGCGCGTTGACTCGCGCATCCGCCTGCCCCAGATGCACGCCGAGCAGCCCGGTGACATCGGCTAACACGGTATCGAGCACCGGCGCCGCCAGCGCGACGGTATCGCCGACGACGGTTCGCAGCGCGTTGAGGTTAAGCCCGATGCCGAGCACATTGACGCGCAGGTCCATACGATCGGACAGCGATTTGGCGGCGCCCGCAACCAGTCCGCTGCTCGACACCGTCTTCACCTGTCCGTCGTCGATGTCGTCGCGCGAAAAGCCGACCTGCTTTTCGGCAAGGTCCGACAACACCAGTTCGGCCTCGGCATCGACGCTGGCGAGCGGCAGTTTCACCACCCGCGCCGGGCGCGGATCGAGCGGGCGTTGCATATCCTGAAAATCGGCGTCGTCGACGGTTCCTATCGCCAGCATCGCAGGCGAGGTGACCACCGCCAGCGACACCGCCGCGCCGCTGTGGGGCCGACAATCAATATCCGAAATCCGCGCCGATGCCGAGCCGAGCTCGGCCAGCACCGGGATATGGACGCTGGCAAGCGGGGTCGCGATCCGCGTATCGAGTTTCAGCCGCACCTGCGCGGTCCGCACGACAACCTGATTGGTATCGGTCACCGCGATCAGCGGCGAATGCGCGGGCGGCTCGCCGATCAGCAGCGCGATGTCTATTCCCGATCCGCCGGGCAGATTGCTGGCCACCGACAGATCGACCTGGCGATTGGCGCTGCTCAGCAACAGCATCGCACGCAGCAGGCTGAGTGCGTTGACCTTGACCGGGTTGGCGGGATCGACGCGGATGCTCGACGACCGCGGCCCCAGATCGATCGCGCGCGATGGTAACAGGCTGCGCGGCAAGGCACGATCGGCGATATGCTCGAGCGCGCTTGCCGCCTGCCCGTCCGACGCGCTCGCCAACGCCGAAACGACCTGCGGCAGGGTCACCTGACTGTCGAGCGTCTGGCCAAAGGTCAGGACGTCGGCGTCGATTTCGGTGCGCAGCGCATCGGAAAACGCCAGCAGATCGATGTCGGTGCTGGCCAGCGCATTGTAGTCCATCAGCGACAGGTTGACCTGGCTGCCGGTCAGCCCCGACAACAGAGCGTTCGGCAGGCCGCCATTGACCGCGGCAACCCGCGAGCCGAGCGAAAAAGCCGCATAGCCGCGCCGCGCGCCCGTCGCGGTGGCGCGGATCACGCTGTCGCTCTTGCCGGTCAGGAATCGTCCAAAATAGAGCGGGCGATCGCGGGTCAGGCTGATCCGCACCGCGTTCGCCGATGCGCCGCCCGGGGCAAAGCGCTGTTCGGCGGCGATCGCTCCGTCGGGCGTGTAGGTGCCGGGGGTCAGCGCCGCGATGCGGATACCGCAATCGCAGTTGGCGGCGATGATCCGTTCGGCCGCCGCCTGCTCCTCGCCCGGTCGGCCTGCGGCCGCCATCGCTGCGGCATCGGCGATGCCCTGCAATTTTCGGCGGTCGAGATAGAGCGAACCGACATCGACCGCGAGCGCCGCGGCGCCGATCAGCATCGTCATCGCGAATGCGGTGGCGATGCTGATCCCGGCGCGGCGATCGCGGACAAAAATGCGGAGGTTTTGCAGCAATATCATCGTCAATCCACCGGCAATTCGAAGGTCGCGCTTGAGCGGATGACGTTGGTCGGCGACGGGATCAGCGCCGAGCGCAGGAAGGTGTCGGGCGGCGCCGTAAATGTGACAGCGACGGTGATCGCCTCGCTCGTTTCGGACACCGCGACACTGTGCGCGCCGCTCACCGTCTGCAGGCTGCGTTCGACCGCCCGCGCCGCCACGGCGCGGCGATCTGCGGCGTCGAGCCCGACGATAGCGGCGCGCGCGCCGTCGTTCGCCGCCTGCTGAACGCTGTGCGCCAGCATGAAATATTGGCCATAGACGAGCACGCCCATCAACAGCGCGAGGAGCAGCGGCAGCACCAGCGCCATTTCGACGATCGCGGCGCCGCGCTCTTCACGCGCCAGCGCAAGCTCGCTCGGGGTAGTTTGGCGGGGAGACCCCGGACATGGGAGGAAAGCTGTCATGCCCGTCAGCATGGCGGACCGAAATGAAAGCGGCGTCGAGAGCGCCCGACGCCGCTTTTGTGTATTTTACAGGAACCTGGTTCCGGTCCCGATCGGACAACCGAAGCAAGTCCGCCGAACCGCGCAGATGATAAGCAAAGCCTTAAACATCCTGCGCCGCCCGCTATCGCAAATTGCGACTATTCGGCGGCCTCGAGCTTGTCCTGCGTCCGCAGGTCAAAGTCCGACGCATCATGCCGTTCGTGCAACTGGCTCGCCGGATCGCCCATCACGCGATTGACCATCCGCCCGCGCTTGACCGCCGGACGCGCCGCGATCTGGTCGGTCCAGCGCTGGACATGCTTGTAATCCTGCACTTGCAGGAACTCGCCTGCCTCATAGACTAGACCCTTCACCAGAGCGCCGTACCAGGGCCAGATCGCCATATCGGCGATTGTATAGTCGGCGCCTGCGATATATTCGCTCTCCGCCAGTCGCCGGTCGAGCACGTCCAGCTGGCGCTTCACCTCCATCGCATAGCGATTGATCGGATATTCCTGCTTGAACGGCGCATAGGCATAGAAATGGCCAAAGCCGCCGCCCAGGAACGGCGCGCTGCCCATCTGCCACATCAGCCACGACAGCGTCTCGGCGCGCTGCGCCGGGTCGGTCGGCAGAAACTCGCCGAATTTTTCGGCCAGGTGGATCAGGATCGCGCCCGATTCGAACACCCGGATCGGTTCGGCGCCGCTGCGATCGACCAGCGCCGGAATCTTGCTGTTGGGGTTGGCGTTCACGAACCCGCTGGAAAACTGGTCGCCGTCGCCGATCTTGATCAGCCACGCGTCATATTCGGCGCCGCTATGGCCGCGCTCGAGCAGTTCCTCGAGCATCACGGTGACCTTCACCCCGTTCGGCGTCGCCAGCGAGTAAAGCTGGAGCGGATGCTGGCCGACCGGCAAATCCTTGTCGTGCGTCGGTCCGGCGATCGGACGGTTGATGTTGGCAAAGCGCCCGCCGCTCTCCTTGTCCCAGGTCCACACGGCTGGTGGCACATATTCGGCTTGATCGCTCATCTCGACACTCCTGGGCTGTTTTTGGGGAGGCTGAATTTCATACTGATCGGTATTTAAGGATCCCGGGCGTCGCCGTCCACCCCTCGCCGCTCAAATAATCTTTGCCGCCCGCAAAGCTGCAATCGCGGCCGTGTCGTAACCGAGCTCCGCCAGGATCGCATCGCTATGTTCGCCAACCTGCGGCGCGCGCGCCGACGCCGTTTTCGCGCTGTCCGACAGGGTCATCGGCGCCCGAATGACCGGCGCGTCGGTCGGCGTGCCGGGATAGGCGGCGGGTTCGACCAGCCCCATCGCGGCGACATGTGGCTGCGCCAGTGCCTCGCCCGCTCGCAGCACCGGCGCCGCCGGAACGCGCGCGGCGCCCAGTTCGGCGATGGCATCGGCGCTGCTGCGCTCGCTGCACCAGGCTTGCATGATGACGCTCAACGCCTCGCCATTGTCGCCGCGCAAGATATCACTGGCGTAAAGCGGATCATCGATCAGTTCAGGTCGCCCGACCAGATTGGCCCAGCGGGCAAAAATGCCGCCGCCGACAATCTGGGTGACGATCCACCCGTCGCGGGTGCGAAAAATGTCGGTCGGCGCCGAACTGTAACTGCGATTGCCAATCGGCTGGCGTTCGATGCCGTTGAGCGCATGGTCGATCGCCAGCGCATTCGAGAAAGCGAGCGCGGTGCCGAGCAGCGATCCCGACACGCATTGCCCCTTCCCCGTCGTCTCGCGCTCGCGCAGCGCCAGCATCACCCCGAATGCGGTGTGCAGCGCGGTGCCGAAATCGACATAATTGACCTGCGCCCGATACGGCTGATCGGGCGTCCCGGTCAGGTGGACGGCGCCGGACATCGCCTGCCCTACCGCATCGAAGCCGACGTTCTGCGCCAGCGGCCCCTGGCTGCCAAAGGCCGACGCGGTGGCCAGGATGACGCGCGGGTTGATCGCCGACAGGCTTTCGAAATCCAGTCCCAGCTTGGTCAGCGCGTCGTGCGGCAGATTGGCGACGACGACGTCGGCGGTCGCGACCAGCCGCCGCACAATCTCGCGGCCTTCGGGGCTGCCGGGTTTCAGCGTCAGGCAGCGTTTGCCGCGGTTCATCTGCATGAACATCGCGCCCGATCCGTCGTCGGCGACGGGGACCGTGTAGCGATCGTCATTGCCGCCGGGCGCCTCGATCCGGATAACGTCGGCGCCATAGTCGGCGAGCAGCGCCGCGCAATAGGGTCCTGCAATATAGCGCCCGAAATCGAGGACTCTTATTCCCTTGAGCGGCACGCTTTGCTCTCCCTTTATTATCTTTGCTGCGGGCTAGCAGCCGCCCGTCGAGCGTGCCAGCACCTTCGTCGAAACCTGTCGCTTGCATGTTCTCACCGGCGGCATATGGTCGGCACATAATTTCAAACGGGGATAATATCATGGCGCGCTTTGTTTTCGCCCTCGCGGCGACTTTGGCCTGTTCGACGTCGGTTTTTGCGCAGCAGGCAGCGTCCGCGCCTGCTGCCGAGGCGAAGCCTGAAAAATGGGACGTCAACGCCCCGCCCGGCATGGCGACACGCACGGTGCCGATCGCAGTCGACGAAGGCAGCTGGATGAACGTCGATGTCGCCCCCGACGGCCGCACGATCGCCTTCGACCTGCTCGGCGATATTTATACGATGCCGATCGAGGGCGGCACCCCGACGCGTATCGCCGAAGGATTGGCGTTCGAGCATCAGCCGCGCTTTTCGCCTGACGGCAAACGCATCGCTTTCGTCTCCGACCGTGCGGGCGGCGACAATATCTGGCTGATGAACCGCGACGGCAGCGGCAAGGTGCAACTGAGCAAGGAGGATTTCCGCCTGCTCAACCAGCCAAGCTGGAGCCCCGACGGGCAGTTCATCGTCGCCAAGAAGCATTTCACCACCGGCCGCTCGCTCGGCACCGGCGAAGTGTGGATGTACCATGTTTCGGGCGGCGCTGGGGTGCCGCTGGTCAAGAAACCGAACGAACGTCACCAGAAGGAGCTCGGCGAGCCGATCTTCGCGGCCGATGGCAAGAGCGTGTTTTACACGCGCAACGTCACCCCGGGCGCGATCTTCGAATATGCCCAGGACAGCAACACCGACCTATTCCACATCGAACGCTATGACTTGCAGGACGCCAAGGTCAGCACCGCGGCTTCCGGTAATGGTGGCGCGGTGCGCCCCACCCCCTCGCCCGACGGCAAGCGGCTGGCGTTCGTGCGCCGGGAAGGCACCCAGTCGAAACTCTATGTCAAAGACCTCGCCTCGGGCACCGAGCGCAAGCTGTACGACGCGCTCGATCAGGATGTGCAGGAAACCTGGGCGGTCACCGGCGTCTATCCGAACATGGCGTGGACCCCCGACAGCAATAGCATCGTCTTTTGGGCGGGCGGCAAGCTGCGGCGCGTCGGCAGCAATGGCGGCGACGCGCGGATCATTCCGTTCAGCATCAACGACGACCGCGTCATCGTCGACGCCACCCACCCCGCGGTCGATGTCGCACCCGACAGTTTCACGACGCAAATGCCGCGCTGGGCCGAAGTCTCGCCCGACGGCCGCACCGTCGTGTTCGAAACCCTTGGCAAGCTCTACCTCAAGCCCTCGGCCGGCGGCGCCGCGCGGCGGCTGACCGCGGCCAAGGATGATGCGGTCGAGGCGTGGCCAAGCTGGTCGCGCGACGGCAAGTCGCTCGTCTTTGTGCGCTGGACCGACACCGGTCTTGGCGAAATCCATGTCGTCGGCGCGGGCGGCGGCACGTCGCGCAAGGTGACCTCGGTCCCCGGCCACTATGCCGAACCGCGTTTCTCGCCCGACGGCAAGACGATTGCTTTCGAACGGCGTGGCAGCGGTGGGCTGACCTCGGCGCGGTGGAGCGAAGACCCGGGCGTTTACCGTATCCCGGCCGCAGGCGGCACGGCGGAACGGGTCAGCAGCGACGGCGCCAAGCCGCAGTTCGGCGCGACCAACGACCGCATTTTCATGGTCACCGCAGGCGACGGCAAGAGCCAGTTGGTCAGCACCGACCTCAGCGGTCAGGACAAACGCACCCACGCCAATGGCGAACTGGTCAGCGACTATGAAATCTCGCCCGACGGCGGCACGCTGGCTTTCCGCCAGAATTACGATGCCTATGTCACCCCGCTGATGCTTGGTGGGCAGGACGTATCGCTCGGCACCAAGAGCGGCGCACTGCCCGTCACCCGGGTCAGCGGCAGCGGCGCCGAATATATCCACTGGTCCGATGGCGGGCGCCGCCTTCACTGGAGCCGCGGCGCGACACTGTTCAGCGCCGATCTCGCCAGCCTGTTCACCAACGCTCCAGCCGACGAAAAGGCGCCGAAATTCACGCCGCCGACCGACGGCGTCTCGCTCGCGATGACGCAGACTGCGGCCAAGCGCCGCGGCACCGTGGTCATCACCGGCGCGCGCATCGTCACCATGGCGGGCACCGATGGGGGCATCATCGACAATGGCGCGATCGTGATCGAGGGTGACCGCATCACCGCCGTCGGCCCGCTCGCATCGATCAGCGTCCCTGCGGGCGCGGTCACGGTCGATGCGACGGGCAAGACGATCGTCCCCGGCTTTGTCGATGCCCACGCCCACGGCAGCCACG carries:
- a CDS encoding PAS domain-containing protein codes for the protein MPAVHEPQRVSAADFIRGFANWRLQSARKPVVVTHHGKDAHVLISLDDYRRLDRNADNVAAATDSLHHSLAGLAEAIRDAVILIDRQWRIVAVNPAASDMLETSCADLIGAPLLTAVPRLGGSLLAQHIVRMIDHRERFSGEVPDILRPRQWLRVDLVPAPIGGALILRDVSEAMDGFAATDARQALLEAVETDGGIGHARLSVRETVEAANAVLTDLLGVDPAAIRRVRFSALLAVGQRSAFAEALESVFRSGQSARLASQIVTRDGTAIAVTLTIAEVRGPYASDGAVVLVTRSAP
- a CDS encoding TadG family pilus assembly protein, yielding MILLQNLRIFVRDRRAGISIATAFAMTMLIGAAALAVDVGSLYLDRRKLQGIADAAAMAAAGRPGEEQAAAERIIAANCDCGIRIAALTPGTYTPDGAIAAEQRFAPGGASANAVRISLTRDRPLYFGRFLTGKSDSVIRATATGARRGYAAFSLGSRVAAVNGGLPNALLSGLTGSQVNLSLMDYNALASTDIDLLAFSDALRTEIDADVLTFGQTLDSQVTLPQVVSALASASDGQAASALEHIADRALPRSLLPSRAIDLGPRSSSIRVDPANPVKVNALSLLRAMLLLSSANRQVDLSVASNLPGGSGIDIALLIGEPPAHSPLIAVTDTNQVVVRTAQVRLKLDTRIATPLASVHIPVLAELGSASARISDIDCRPHSGAAVSLAVVTSPAMLAIGTVDDADFQDMQRPLDPRPARVVKLPLASVDAEAELVLSDLAEKQVGFSRDDIDDGQVKTVSSSGLVAGAAKSLSDRMDLRVNVLGIGLNLNALRTVVGDTVALAAPVLDTVLADVTGLLGVHLGQADARVNALRCGKAKLV
- a CDS encoding TadE/TadG family type IV pilus assembly protein, translating into MTAFLPCPGSPRQTTPSELALAREERGAAIVEMALVLPLLLALLMGVLVYGQYFMLAHSVQQAANDGARAAIVGLDAADRRAVAARAVERSLQTVSGAHSVAVSETSEAITVAVTFTAPPDTFLRSALIPSPTNVIRSSATFELPVD
- the yghU gene encoding glutathione-dependent disulfide-bond oxidoreductase, translating into MSDQAEYVPPAVWTWDKESGGRFANINRPIAGPTHDKDLPVGQHPLQLYSLATPNGVKVTVMLEELLERGHSGAEYDAWLIKIGDGDQFSSGFVNANPNSKIPALVDRSGAEPIRVFESGAILIHLAEKFGEFLPTDPAQRAETLSWLMWQMGSAPFLGGGFGHFYAYAPFKQEYPINRYAMEVKRQLDVLDRRLAESEYIAGADYTIADMAIWPWYGALVKGLVYEAGEFLQVQDYKHVQRWTDQIAARPAVKRGRMVNRVMGDPASQLHERHDASDFDLRTQDKLEAAE
- a CDS encoding CoA transferase; the encoded protein is MPLKGIRVLDFGRYIAGPYCAALLADYGADVIRIEAPGGNDDRYTVPVADDGSGAMFMQMNRGKRCLTLKPGSPEGREIVRRLVATADVVVANLPHDALTKLGLDFESLSAINPRVILATASAFGSQGPLAQNVGFDAVGQAMSGAVHLTGTPDQPYRAQVNYVDFGTALHTAFGVMLALRERETTGKGQCVSGSLLGTALAFSNALAIDHALNGIERQPIGNRSYSSAPTDIFRTRDGWIVTQIVGGGIFARWANLVGRPELIDDPLYASDILRGDNGEALSVIMQAWCSERSSADAIAELGAARVPAAPVLRAGEALAQPHVAAMGLVEPAAYPGTPTDAPVIRAPMTLSDSAKTASARAPQVGEHSDAILAELGYDTAAIAALRAAKII
- a CDS encoding amidohydrolase family protein is translated as MARFVFALAATLACSTSVFAQQAASAPAAEAKPEKWDVNAPPGMATRTVPIAVDEGSWMNVDVAPDGRTIAFDLLGDIYTMPIEGGTPTRIAEGLAFEHQPRFSPDGKRIAFVSDRAGGDNIWLMNRDGSGKVQLSKEDFRLLNQPSWSPDGQFIVAKKHFTTGRSLGTGEVWMYHVSGGAGVPLVKKPNERHQKELGEPIFAADGKSVFYTRNVTPGAIFEYAQDSNTDLFHIERYDLQDAKVSTAASGNGGAVRPTPSPDGKRLAFVRREGTQSKLYVKDLASGTERKLYDALDQDVQETWAVTGVYPNMAWTPDSNSIVFWAGGKLRRVGSNGGDARIIPFSINDDRVIVDATHPAVDVAPDSFTTQMPRWAEVSPDGRTVVFETLGKLYLKPSAGGAARRLTAAKDDAVEAWPSWSRDGKSLVFVRWTDTGLGEIHVVGAGGGTSRKVTSVPGHYAEPRFSPDGKTIAFERRGSGGLTSARWSEDPGVYRIPAAGGTAERVSSDGAKPQFGATNDRIFMVTAGDGKSQLVSTDLSGQDKRTHANGELVSDYEISPDGGTLAFRQNYDAYVTPLMLGGQDVSLGTKSGALPVTRVSGSGAEYIHWSDGGRRLHWSRGATLFSADLASLFTNAPADEKAPKFTPPTDGVSLAMTQTAAKRRGTVVITGARIVTMAGTDGGIIDNGAIVIEGDRITAVGPLASISVPAGAVTVDATGKTIVPGFVDAHAHGSHGDDELIPQQNWSEIVNLAMGTTTSHNPSSRASEIFVSSEMQRAGLILAPRIFSTGEIIYGAKAAGVYAEINGYEDALAHVRRLKAQGAHSVKNYNQPRRDQRQMVVKAAQAENMLVVPEGGSLYTMDVSLIQDGNSTVEHNIPLHTFYKDLVQLWGQTKTDYTPTLVVTYGGPAGDPYWRAHTNVWEHPILTRHIPPTELAANNKRRTIAPEGDYVDDDSAREAGKIAAAGRMVSIGAHGQQSGLGAHWEIWSFVRGGWSNIDALRAATIMPATSLGYGKDVGSLEAGKLADLLILDADPTQDIRNTERIHRVMLGGRLYDPLTMNEVATGTRQRAAYWWETEKP